Proteins encoded within one genomic window of Bradyrhizobium sp. CB1717:
- a CDS encoding nitronate monooxygenase family protein has protein sequence MWPDRRLIDLFKTEFPIVLAPIAGAMDAKLAIAAAQGGALGSLPCAMLSAEKAREQVNIIRQHVSAPLNMNFFAHKPRELSAEAEARWKQRLASYYAEYGLDPAAPIAGAGRAPFDAAFCEVVEELKPEVVSFHFGLPEPRLLQRVKATGAIVMSSATIVKEAIWLEENGADVIIAQGAEAGGHRGMFLTENVAGQPGTFALVPQVVDAVKVPVIAAGGIADGRGIAAAFALGASGVQIGSAYLRCPESTVSPAARLALARAGDDSTVITNVVSGRPARGVPNRVMREIGPISPDAPVFPHAATALGPLKAAAEKQGKIDFTNLFAGQAIALGREAPAAELTRELAKSALARLKALAG, from the coding sequence ATGTGGCCTGACCGTCGACTGATCGACCTCTTCAAGACCGAATTCCCGATCGTGCTGGCGCCGATCGCGGGCGCGATGGACGCAAAGCTAGCGATAGCGGCGGCACAGGGCGGCGCGCTCGGCTCGTTGCCGTGTGCGATGCTGTCGGCCGAGAAGGCGCGCGAGCAGGTCAACATCATCCGCCAGCATGTCTCCGCGCCGCTCAACATGAACTTCTTCGCCCACAAGCCGCGCGAGCTTTCGGCCGAAGCCGAGGCGCGCTGGAAGCAGCGCCTGGCTTCCTATTACGCCGAGTATGGTCTCGATCCTGCCGCGCCGATCGCGGGCGCCGGCCGCGCGCCATTCGATGCCGCGTTCTGCGAGGTGGTCGAGGAATTGAAGCCGGAGGTCGTCAGCTTCCATTTTGGCCTGCCGGAGCCCAGACTGCTTCAGCGCGTGAAGGCCACGGGCGCCATCGTCATGTCGTCGGCCACGATCGTGAAAGAGGCGATCTGGTTGGAGGAGAACGGCGCCGACGTCATTATCGCGCAGGGCGCCGAGGCGGGCGGCCATCGCGGCATGTTCCTGACCGAGAATGTCGCCGGGCAACCCGGCACTTTCGCGCTGGTGCCGCAGGTGGTCGACGCGGTGAAGGTGCCCGTCATCGCGGCCGGCGGCATCGCCGACGGACGGGGCATCGCGGCGGCTTTCGCGTTGGGGGCTTCCGGGGTGCAGATCGGCTCAGCATATCTGCGCTGCCCGGAGTCCACGGTGAGCCCGGCAGCGCGCCTGGCGCTGGCACGGGCGGGGGACGATTCGACCGTCATCACCAATGTGGTGTCCGGCCGTCCAGCACGTGGCGTCCCCAACCGTGTCATGCGCGAGATCGGCCCGATTTCGCCGGATGCGCCGGTATTCCCGCATGCCGCGACTGCGCTCGGACCGCTGAAAGCTGCTGCCGAAAAGCAGGGCAAGATCGATTTCACCAATCTCTTTGCCGGACAGGCCATCGCCCTCGGCCGCGAGGCCCCCGCGGCCGAATTGACCCGGGAGTTGGCCAAATCGGCCCTGGCCCGCCTGAAAGCGCTGGCCGGATAG
- the gatC gene encoding Asp-tRNA(Asn)/Glu-tRNA(Gln) amidotransferase subunit GatC produces the protein MSVDAATVRRIAHLARIAVSEDEVPHLQGELNAMLAFVEQLSEVNVEGVEPMTSVTPMQMKKRQDVVNDGEIADDIVANAPATEGHFFLVPKVVE, from the coding sequence ATGTCCGTTGACGCCGCTACCGTCCGCCGCATCGCGCATCTGGCGCGCATTGCGGTTTCCGAGGACGAGGTTCCGCATCTGCAGGGCGAGCTCAACGCCATGCTCGCCTTCGTCGAGCAGCTCTCGGAGGTCAATGTCGAGGGCGTCGAGCCGATGACCTCGGTCACCCCGATGCAGATGAAGAAGCGGCAGGACGTGGTCAATGACGGCGAGATCGCCGACGATATCGTTGCCAACGCGCCGGCGACCGAAGGTCACTTCTTTCTTGTGCCGAAGGTCGTAGAGTAA
- a CDS encoding LysR family transcriptional regulator, translating into MELSDIQTFAVVARTGGITRAAEELNTVQSNVTQRVKALEAEIGTPLFERHSRGMTLTGAGKRLLPYAQRMAALSREAVLAARDDGEPKGPLAIGSMETTAAVRLPPLLADFHRRFPAVRLTLRTATTADLVAGVLDGTLDGAFVAGPIAHADLTATSAFREELVLLSARRWTSLPELRAGTPESGPTALVFRTGCTYRQRLEQVFVEFGWPSAARFELGTLDGMIGCVAADMGVTLLPRAVVERSAMNGSVSIHTLSSSHARAETLFIQRSTGHQYSALQGFIACLEKDDDVIAA; encoded by the coding sequence ATGGAACTCAGCGACATCCAGACCTTTGCCGTGGTCGCCCGCACCGGCGGCATCACCCGCGCCGCGGAAGAGCTCAACACGGTGCAATCGAACGTCACCCAGCGCGTGAAGGCACTGGAGGCGGAGATCGGCACGCCGCTGTTCGAACGCCACAGCCGCGGCATGACACTGACCGGCGCCGGCAAACGTCTCCTCCCCTACGCGCAGCGGATGGCCGCGCTATCGCGCGAGGCCGTGCTGGCCGCGCGCGACGACGGCGAACCGAAGGGACCGCTGGCGATCGGCTCGATGGAGACAACGGCAGCGGTGCGATTGCCACCACTCCTCGCCGATTTCCACCGTCGCTTCCCCGCCGTGCGCCTCACCTTGCGCACCGCCACCACCGCCGACCTCGTCGCCGGCGTGCTCGACGGCACGCTCGACGGTGCCTTCGTCGCAGGTCCCATCGCGCATGCCGACCTCACGGCGACGAGCGCCTTCCGCGAAGAGCTGGTGCTGCTCAGCGCGCGGCGCTGGACGTCGCTGCCCGAGCTGCGCGCCGGCACGCCGGAGTCGGGTCCGACCGCGCTGGTGTTTCGCACCGGCTGCACCTATCGCCAGCGGCTCGAGCAGGTGTTCGTCGAGTTCGGCTGGCCGTCGGCCGCACGCTTCGAGCTTGGTACGCTCGACGGCATGATCGGCTGTGTCGCCGCCGACATGGGCGTGACGCTGCTGCCGCGCGCGGTCGTCGAACGCAGCGCGATGAACGGAAGCGTCTCCATTCACACGCTGAGCTCCTCGCATGCGCGCGCCGAGACACTCTTCATTCAGCGCAGCACCGGACATCAATACAGCGCGCTACAAGGTTTCATCGCCTGCCTGGAGAAGGATGACGACGTCATCGCGGCCTGA
- the ruvX gene encoding Holliday junction resolvase RuvX, whose translation MPALILPLVDAATHWPERGALVGLDLGTKTIGVAVSDPDRRLATGVETIQRKQFKQDAARLLAIATERKVVGFVLGLPINMDGSEGPRAQSTRAFARNLAGLTALPIGLWDERLSTAAVERELIGMDVSRAKRAEVIDEHAAIFILQGALDRLANLRAG comes from the coding sequence ATGCCGGCTCTTATCCTGCCTCTCGTCGATGCTGCAACCCACTGGCCCGAACGCGGTGCGCTGGTCGGGCTTGATTTGGGCACCAAGACCATTGGCGTCGCCGTGTCCGACCCGGACCGGCGGCTCGCCACCGGCGTCGAGACCATCCAGCGCAAGCAGTTCAAGCAGGATGCCGCACGGCTCCTTGCGATCGCGACCGAGCGCAAGGTGGTCGGCTTCGTGCTCGGCCTTCCCATCAATATGGACGGCAGCGAGGGCCCGCGCGCGCAATCCACCCGCGCCTTCGCCCGCAACCTCGCCGGCCTCACCGCGCTTCCCATCGGCCTCTGGGACGAGCGCCTGTCGACCGCGGCCGTCGAACGCGAGCTGATCGGCATGGACGTCAGCCGAGCCAAGCGCGCCGAGGTCATCGACGAGCACGCCGCGATCTTCATCCTGCAAGGCGCGCTCGACCGCCTCGCAAACCTGCGCGCCGGCTGA
- a CDS encoding nitronate monooxygenase — protein MPLATSLTTLLQIRHPILLAPMDVVAGSRLVSAVSRAGGFGILGGGYGERAWLEQETAKLAELSAPFGIGFITWSLARRPELLDVALAAKPSAIMLSFGDPAPFAAKIKSAGARLICQVQDEVMARQALDAGADILIAQGTEAGGHGASRTTVDLVPAIVDLAAGRVPVVAAGGIADGRGLAAMMMLGASGVLLGTRFYASQEADGAEEAKRRICAANSGATVRGIIFDLSRNNVWPAPFTGRCLVNDHARRWIGREVELMQNVAAVAAEYAAAKAAGNFDVAAVIAGEAVGLIHDIPPAAEIVERIAVEAEQVMDGRRNSAASFPSPLVGEGGADAIRAG, from the coding sequence ATGCCGCTTGCGACGTCGCTGACCACGCTGCTCCAGATCAGGCATCCGATCCTGCTGGCGCCGATGGATGTCGTCGCCGGCAGCCGTCTGGTCTCCGCTGTGAGCCGTGCCGGCGGCTTCGGCATTCTCGGCGGCGGCTATGGCGAGCGGGCGTGGCTGGAGCAGGAGACCGCGAAGCTCGCCGAACTGTCTGCGCCATTCGGGATCGGCTTCATCACCTGGAGCCTCGCCAGAAGGCCCGAGCTGCTCGATGTCGCGCTTGCTGCAAAGCCATCTGCGATCATGTTGTCGTTCGGCGATCCCGCGCCGTTCGCAGCAAAGATCAAGTCTGCCGGTGCGCGCCTGATCTGTCAGGTGCAGGACGAGGTGATGGCACGGCAGGCGCTCGACGCCGGTGCCGACATCCTGATCGCGCAGGGGACGGAGGCGGGCGGTCACGGCGCCTCGCGCACCACCGTCGATCTGGTGCCTGCGATCGTCGATCTCGCCGCGGGCCGTGTGCCTGTCGTCGCGGCCGGCGGCATCGCGGACGGGCGCGGGCTCGCCGCGATGATGATGCTGGGCGCGAGCGGCGTGCTGCTCGGCACGCGCTTCTATGCGAGCCAGGAGGCTGACGGCGCGGAGGAGGCCAAGCGGCGCATCTGCGCAGCGAACAGCGGCGCGACGGTGCGCGGCATCATCTTCGATCTCTCCCGCAACAATGTCTGGCCGGCGCCGTTCACGGGACGGTGCCTGGTCAACGACCATGCGCGGCGCTGGATCGGGCGCGAGGTCGAGCTGATGCAGAATGTCGCCGCAGTCGCGGCTGAATATGCGGCGGCAAAGGCGGCAGGCAATTTCGATGTCGCAGCCGTGATCGCGGGCGAGGCGGTCGGATTGATTCATGATATTCCACCGGCGGCGGAGATCGTGGAGCGGATTGCGGTTGAGGCGGAGCAGGTAATGGACGGCCGGAGAAACTCCGCCGCTTCTTTCCCTTCTCCCCTTGTGGGAGAAGGTGGCGCGGATGCAATCCGCGCCGGATGA
- a CDS encoding FkbM family methyltransferase — MSESGFKGPKAKPEDLFGRFREIVSDPLNLLIERVPMAGHVEGDQVYLHNGLKVPGIGPGAYYGPFSSVLIINRGVHEPLEEYVFQELLKRLGETPAMIELGAYWGHYSMWLKKVRPKAEVILVEPDPACLKTGQDNFARNGLKGEFIKAFVGDGKFEVDAFFRDRKIKHIDILHADIQAFEIEMLQGAESVLTKRRVDYLFIATHSQALHREVVDRLKAQGYRVEISSDFEDQSTSFDGFVFASSPEVAALFGEIEAMGRPEIALRRPADVLRSLNGFLDASERRTANGPVTP, encoded by the coding sequence ATGAGCGAGTCTGGATTCAAGGGGCCCAAGGCGAAGCCCGAGGATCTGTTCGGCCGTTTTCGCGAGATCGTTTCCGATCCCCTCAACCTTCTGATCGAACGCGTCCCGATGGCTGGCCATGTCGAAGGCGACCAGGTCTATCTGCATAACGGCCTGAAGGTCCCGGGCATCGGGCCCGGCGCGTATTACGGACCCTTCAGCAGCGTGCTCATCATCAATCGCGGCGTCCACGAGCCGCTCGAGGAATACGTCTTTCAGGAGCTGCTGAAGCGGCTGGGCGAGACGCCTGCGATGATCGAGCTCGGCGCCTATTGGGGCCACTACTCCATGTGGCTCAAGAAGGTCCGCCCCAAGGCAGAGGTCATCCTGGTCGAGCCGGATCCCGCTTGCCTGAAGACCGGTCAGGATAATTTCGCGCGCAACGGACTGAAGGGTGAGTTCATCAAGGCCTTCGTCGGCGACGGCAAGTTCGAGGTCGACGCCTTCTTTCGGGACAGGAAGATCAAGCATATCGACATATTGCATGCCGATATCCAGGCCTTTGAAATCGAGATGCTGCAAGGCGCGGAGAGCGTGCTGACCAAGCGCCGCGTCGATTATCTGTTTATTGCAACCCATTCGCAGGCCCTCCATCGCGAGGTGGTCGATCGTCTCAAGGCGCAGGGCTATCGGGTCGAGATATCCAGCGATTTCGAGGACCAGAGCACTTCATTCGACGGCTTCGTGTTTGCTTCCTCTCCGGAGGTCGCGGCGCTGTTCGGAGAGATCGAGGCGATGGGCCGCCCCGAGATCGCGCTGCGCCGGCCGGCCGACGTGCTTCGGTCGCTCAACGGGTTTCTCGACGCGAGTGAACGGCGAACAGCCAACGGACCAGTAACGCCATGA
- a CDS encoding type II CAAX endopeptidase family protein has product MDSLNPDHPPLVMTPAPPRVWKFWGTALWGLFIFFAMFVGQVGAIVLLVVLRGVPLDMASLQSIGHEPQALALSVITGLPATLAAVWLAISIKRASFVDYLALYWPSWKQLLFGAVGLVLIVLAWEVASRSLGREATPGFMTDLLKSGRDKGAALLLLVAFSVAAPISEEVLARGFLFRGWSASFLRVPGAILLSSLVWTIVHLQYDMYFLAEVFTIGLWFGYMRYRANSLWLTTILHALNNMTAVVLTMWLGS; this is encoded by the coding sequence ATGGACTCCCTCAATCCCGATCATCCGCCGCTCGTCATGACGCCTGCGCCGCCGCGCGTCTGGAAGTTTTGGGGCACGGCGCTGTGGGGCCTCTTCATCTTCTTCGCGATGTTCGTCGGCCAGGTCGGGGCGATCGTCCTGCTGGTCGTGCTCCGCGGCGTTCCCCTCGACATGGCCTCGCTCCAGTCGATCGGTCACGAGCCCCAGGCGCTGGCGCTGTCGGTGATCACAGGGCTGCCGGCGACGCTGGCGGCGGTGTGGCTCGCCATCAGCATCAAGAGGGCGTCCTTCGTCGACTATCTCGCGCTCTATTGGCCGTCGTGGAAGCAACTGTTGTTCGGAGCAGTCGGTCTCGTCCTGATCGTCCTGGCCTGGGAGGTGGCGTCGCGATCGCTCGGCCGCGAGGCGACGCCGGGCTTCATGACCGATCTGTTGAAATCGGGCCGCGACAAGGGCGCTGCGCTCCTGCTGCTGGTCGCCTTCAGCGTGGCCGCGCCGATTTCGGAAGAAGTCCTGGCGCGCGGCTTCCTGTTTCGCGGCTGGTCGGCGAGCTTTTTGCGCGTGCCCGGCGCGATTCTGCTGTCGTCGCTGGTGTGGACAATCGTGCACCTGCAATACGACATGTATTTCCTCGCCGAGGTGTTCACCATCGGCCTGTGGTTCGGCTACATGCGCTACCGTGCTAATTCGCTCTGGCTGACAACCATCCTGCACGCGCTGAACAACATGACGGCGGTGGTGCTGACGATGTGGTTGGGGAGTTGA
- the gatA gene encoding Asp-tRNA(Asn)/Glu-tRNA(Gln) amidotransferase subunit GatA: MTDLTSLTLAEARKGLADKTFTSLELTDAHLSAIEAARVLNAFVLETPDQARSMAREADARIAKGDVGPLAGIPLGIKDLFATKGVRTTACSKILGNFVPTYESTVTSQLWRDGAVMLGKLNNDEFAMGSANETSCFGPVGNPWRRDGSNTTLVPGGSSGGSASAVAALLCMGATATDTGGSIRQPAAFTATVGIKPTYGRCSRWGVVAFASSLDQAGPIARSVRDSAMLLRSMAGHDPKDTTSVDIPVPDYEAAIGKSVKGMKIGIPKEYRLDGMPAEIEKLWSEGAAWLKAAGAELVEVSLPHTKYALPAYYIVAPAEASSNLARYDGVRYGLREQAKNIIELYENTRAEGFGAEVRRRVMIGTYVLSAGYYDAYYLRAQKVRTLIKKDFEDCFAKGVNAILTPATPSAAFGIGEKSGENADPVEMYLNDIFTVTVNMAGLPGIAVPAGKDTQGLPLGLQLIGRPFEEETLFSLGEVIEQAAGRFTPARWW; the protein is encoded by the coding sequence ATGACCGATTTGACATCGCTGACGCTCGCCGAGGCCCGCAAGGGACTCGCCGACAAGACTTTCACGTCACTCGAGCTGACCGACGCGCATCTTTCCGCGATCGAAGCCGCGCGCGTGCTCAATGCCTTCGTGCTGGAGACGCCCGATCAGGCGCGCAGCATGGCGCGCGAGGCCGACGCCAGGATCGCCAAGGGTGATGTGGGTCCGCTCGCCGGCATCCCGCTCGGCATCAAGGATCTGTTCGCGACCAAGGGCGTGCGCACCACGGCGTGCTCAAAGATCCTCGGCAATTTTGTGCCGACCTATGAGTCCACCGTCACCTCACAGCTCTGGCGCGACGGCGCGGTGATGCTCGGCAAGCTCAACAATGACGAATTTGCGATGGGCTCTGCGAACGAGACCTCGTGCTTCGGTCCCGTCGGCAATCCCTGGAGGCGCGACGGCAGCAACACGACGCTGGTGCCGGGCGGCTCGTCCGGCGGCTCGGCCTCGGCGGTGGCGGCGCTGCTGTGCATGGGGGCGACTGCGACAGACACCGGCGGCTCGATCCGCCAGCCGGCGGCGTTCACCGCAACCGTCGGCATCAAGCCGACCTATGGCCGATGCTCGCGCTGGGGCGTCGTCGCCTTTGCCTCCTCGCTCGACCAGGCAGGTCCCATCGCACGCAGCGTGCGCGACAGCGCGATGCTGCTGCGCTCGATGGCCGGGCACGATCCGAAAGACACGACCTCGGTCGACATCCCCGTGCCGGATTACGAAGCCGCGATCGGCAAGTCCGTGAAGGGCATGAAGATCGGCATCCCCAAGGAATATCGTCTCGACGGCATGCCGGCCGAGATCGAGAAGCTGTGGAGCGAGGGCGCGGCGTGGCTGAAGGCGGCGGGTGCCGAGCTCGTCGAAGTGTCGCTGCCGCACACGAAGTATGCGCTGCCGGCTTATTACATCGTGGCGCCGGCGGAGGCGTCCTCCAACCTCGCGCGCTATGACGGCGTCCGCTATGGCCTGCGCGAGCAGGCCAAGAACATCATCGAGCTCTACGAAAACACCCGCGCCGAAGGTTTTGGCGCCGAGGTGCGCCGCCGCGTCATGATCGGCACCTATGTGCTGTCGGCCGGCTATTACGACGCCTATTATCTGCGCGCCCAGAAGGTGCGTACGCTGATCAAGAAGGACTTTGAGGATTGCTTCGCCAAGGGCGTCAACGCGATCCTCACCCCGGCGACGCCGTCGGCCGCCTTCGGCATCGGCGAGAAGAGCGGCGAAAATGCGGATCCGGTCGAGATGTATCTCAACGACATCTTCACGGTGACCGTGAACATGGCGGGCCTGCCAGGTATCGCCGTGCCCGCCGGCAAGGATACGCAGGGCCTGCCGCTCGGCCTGCAGCTGATCGGCCGTCCATTCGAGGAAGAGACGCTGTTCTCGCTCGGCGAGGTGATCGAGCAGGCGGCCGGCCGCTTCACGCCCGCGAGGTGGTGGTGA
- a CDS encoding AEC family transporter, with the protein MAVVIAALLPVFILIVLGVVLRHSLMRLDTQWHGLERLTYFVLFPMLLIQTLVKADLSKVPVAGVGGALLLSALAMSLLCLALRPALSRLDIDGPAFTSIFQGATRWQTYVALSVSANMFGDVGLALASVAMVAIIPLVNVFSVAVLAHYAAPEKQSARAIVMTVIRNPLIWACVIGLVINVVHLPLPKIWHEVADALSRSSLAIGLLVTGAGLQLKGLLRPSTGAAIGVAFKLVLMPVLALVLAACFGLSGNSLAIVAICAAVPTSPSAYVLARQMGGDAPLLAQIITLQTILAAITMPVAIALVA; encoded by the coding sequence ATGGCCGTCGTGATCGCGGCGCTGCTGCCGGTCTTCATCCTCATCGTGCTCGGCGTGGTGCTCCGGCACAGCCTGATGCGGCTCGACACACAATGGCACGGGCTGGAGCGGCTGACCTATTTCGTGCTGTTCCCGATGCTGCTGATCCAGACGCTGGTGAAGGCGGACCTTTCAAAAGTGCCGGTCGCCGGCGTCGGCGGCGCGCTGCTGCTGTCGGCACTGGCGATGTCGCTGCTCTGCCTCGCGCTCCGCCCCGCGCTGTCGCGGCTCGACATTGACGGCCCCGCCTTCACGTCGATCTTCCAGGGCGCGACGCGCTGGCAGACCTATGTCGCGCTGTCTGTTTCCGCCAACATGTTCGGCGATGTCGGGCTGGCGCTCGCCTCCGTGGCGATGGTTGCGATCATTCCGCTGGTCAACGTCTTCAGCGTCGCCGTGCTTGCACATTACGCAGCGCCCGAGAAGCAGTCCGCCCGCGCCATCGTCATGACGGTGATCCGCAATCCCCTGATCTGGGCCTGCGTGATCGGCCTCGTCATCAACGTCGTTCATCTGCCGCTACCGAAGATCTGGCACGAGGTGGCGGACGCGCTCAGCCGCTCCTCGCTGGCGATCGGCCTGCTCGTCACCGGCGCCGGCCTGCAGCTCAAGGGCCTGCTCCGCCCGAGCACGGGTGCGGCGATCGGGGTGGCATTCAAGCTGGTCCTGATGCCCGTGCTCGCGCTGGTGCTTGCCGCCTGTTTCGGGCTGTCAGGCAACAGCCTCGCGATCGTCGCGATCTGCGCGGCGGTGCCGACCTCGCCCAGCGCCTATGTGCTGGCCCGCCAGATGGGCGGCGATGCGCCGCTGCTGGCGCAGATCATCACGCTGCAGACGATTTTGGCGGCGATCACGATGCCGGTCGCAATTGCGCTGGTGGCCTAG
- a CDS encoding cyclase family protein has protein sequence MRNTLVLCCVAALSAISGTASAQDWTKSKWGPNDEIGAANYMTPELVVKAASLVKTGKTYALGIPVTSQTPAYPPRTFKITVVQPGQAGSPGLGPNKATYNDDILDTWVGIGSQLDGLGHLGVEHVYYNGNKLADFADPTGLKKLGIEKVPPMVTRGVLLDMAAYFKTDIVKEGTAFNVKEIEEAAKQQNVEIRQGDVVIFHTGWLSLIGKDDKRYSAGEPGLGVEGAKYLTGKGVVAVGADTWALEVLPFESKNVFEVHQILLAMNGTYILENMDTAALARDKGYEFLFVLGQPRWTGGVQAMINPIAIR, from the coding sequence ATGCGCAATACGCTCGTGTTGTGCTGCGTCGCCGCGTTGTCGGCGATATCAGGAACTGCAAGCGCCCAGGACTGGACCAAATCAAAATGGGGGCCGAACGACGAGATCGGTGCCGCCAACTACATGACGCCCGAGCTCGTGGTGAAGGCCGCCTCTCTGGTGAAGACCGGCAAGACCTACGCCCTCGGCATTCCCGTCACGTCGCAGACACCCGCCTATCCGCCACGCACCTTCAAGATCACGGTGGTGCAGCCGGGACAGGCCGGCAGCCCGGGCCTCGGTCCCAACAAGGCGACCTACAACGACGACATCCTCGATACCTGGGTCGGCATCGGCAGCCAGCTCGACGGGCTCGGCCATCTCGGCGTCGAGCACGTCTATTACAACGGCAACAAGCTTGCCGATTTCGCCGATCCCACCGGGTTGAAGAAGCTCGGCATCGAGAAGGTGCCGCCGATGGTCACCCGCGGCGTGCTGCTCGACATGGCCGCCTATTTCAAGACCGACATCGTCAAGGAAGGTACCGCCTTCAACGTCAAGGAGATCGAGGAAGCCGCCAAGCAGCAGAACGTCGAGATCCGCCAGGGCGACGTCGTCATCTTCCACACCGGCTGGCTCAGCCTGATCGGCAAGGATGACAAGCGCTACTCGGCCGGCGAGCCCGGTCTCGGCGTCGAAGGCGCGAAGTACTTGACCGGCAAGGGCGTCGTCGCTGTTGGCGCCGACACCTGGGCGCTCGAGGTGCTGCCGTTCGAATCCAAGAACGTGTTCGAGGTGCACCAGATCCTGCTCGCCATGAACGGGACCTACATCCTCGAGAACATGGACACCGCCGCGCTCGCCCGGGACAAGGGCTATGAATTCCTGTTCGTGTTGGGACAGCCGCGCTGGACCGGCGGCGTGCAGGCGATGATCAACCCGATCGCGATCCGCTGA
- the gatB gene encoding Asp-tRNA(Asn)/Glu-tRNA(Gln) amidotransferase subunit GatB, whose translation MNASATPHKLLKGATGDWEMVIGMEIHAQVTSNAKLFSGASTAFGGEPNSHVSLVDVAMPGMLPVINEECVRQAVRTGLGLNATINLRSVFDRKNYFYPDLPQGYQISQYKSPVVGEGEVLVELDGGRSVTIGIERLHIEQDPGKMLHDQSPSLSFIDFNRCGVALMEIVSKPDIRDAEQAKAYVTKLRSIMRYLGTCDGDMEKGSLRADVNVSVRKPGGPLGTRCEIKNMNSITFIGQAIEYEARRQIEIIEDGGQIEQETRRFDPDKGETRSMRSKEEAHDYRYFPDPDLLPLEFSQAFVDELKAKLPELPDQKKARFVADFGLSAYDASVLVAERESAVFYETVLDKLASRARDGKMAANWVINELFGRLNKEGRDITGSPVNAEQLAAIIDLIGEGTISGKIAKDLFEIVWQEGGDPRALVESRGMKQVTDLSAIEKVVDDIIAANPDKAAQVKDKPQSLGWFVGQVMKASGGKANPQSVNDLLKSKLGL comes from the coding sequence ATGAACGCATCCGCCACCCCCCACAAGCTTCTCAAAGGCGCCACCGGTGACTGGGAGATGGTCATCGGCATGGAGATCCATGCCCAGGTGACCTCGAACGCGAAACTGTTCTCGGGCGCCTCCACCGCGTTCGGCGGCGAGCCGAACAGCCACGTGTCGCTGGTCGATGTGGCGATGCCGGGCATGCTGCCCGTCATCAACGAGGAATGCGTCAGGCAGGCTGTCCGGACCGGGCTCGGTCTCAACGCGACGATCAATCTGCGTTCGGTGTTCGACCGGAAAAACTATTTCTATCCGGACCTGCCGCAGGGCTACCAGATCAGCCAGTACAAATCGCCTGTGGTGGGCGAGGGCGAGGTGCTGGTCGAGCTCGACGGCGGCCGCAGCGTCACCATCGGCATCGAGCGCCTGCATATCGAGCAGGATCCCGGCAAAATGCTGCACGACCAGTCGCCGTCGCTGTCCTTCATCGACTTCAACCGCTGTGGCGTGGCGCTGATGGAGATTGTCTCAAAACCGGACATCCGCGACGCCGAGCAGGCCAAGGCCTACGTGACCAAGCTGCGCTCGATCATGCGCTACCTCGGCACCTGTGACGGTGACATGGAGAAGGGATCCTTGCGCGCCGATGTGAACGTTTCCGTGCGCAAGCCCGGCGGACCGCTCGGCACCCGCTGCGAAATCAAGAACATGAACTCGATCACCTTCATCGGCCAGGCGATCGAGTATGAAGCGCGGCGCCAGATCGAGATCATCGAGGATGGTGGGCAGATCGAGCAGGAGACGCGTCGGTTCGACCCCGACAAGGGCGAGACGCGCTCGATGCGGTCGAAGGAAGAGGCGCATGACTATCGCTACTTCCCCGATCCCGACCTCTTGCCGCTCGAGTTCAGCCAGGCGTTCGTCGACGAGCTGAAAGCGAAGCTGCCGGAGCTGCCGGACCAGAAGAAGGCGCGCTTCGTCGCCGATTTCGGCCTGTCGGCCTATGACGCGAGCGTGCTCGTCGCCGAGCGCGAGAGCGCGGTGTTCTACGAGACGGTGCTCGACAAGCTCGCCAGCCGTGCGCGCGACGGCAAGATGGCGGCGAACTGGGTGATCAACGAGCTGTTCGGCCGCCTCAACAAGGAAGGCCGGGATATTACGGGCTCTCCGGTCAATGCCGAGCAGCTTGCTGCGATCATCGACCTGATCGGCGAGGGTACGATCTCCGGCAAGATCGCCAAGGATCTGTTCGAGATCGTCTGGCAGGAAGGCGGCGACCCGCGCGCGCTGGTCGAAAGCCGCGGCATGAAGCAGGTCACCGACCTCTCGGCGATCGAGAAGGTGGTCGACGACATCATCGCGGCCAATCCCGACAAGGCCGCGCAGGTGAAGGACAAGCCGCAGTCGCTCGGCTGGTTCGTCGGCCAGGTGATGAAGGCGTCGGGCGGCAAGGCCAACCCGCAGAGCGTCAACGACCTGCTCAAGTCCAAGCTCGGCCTCTAG